Proteins encoded by one window of Zerene cesonia ecotype Mississippi chromosome 8, Zerene_cesonia_1.1, whole genome shotgun sequence:
- the LOC119828436 gene encoding collagenase-like, producing the protein MKLLVVLGGILAVACAREPTTAFNYHESIGVQEANRIHHAEAAIDFDGARIVGGSQSSLGAHPHLGGLVITLTSGWTSVCGSSLLTNTKAVTAAHCWFDGRSQARQFVVVLGSLTLFSGGTRITTTNVRMHENWNWDTANNDVAIITFSWVGFSNNIQAINLASGSNDYVGTWAVAAGYGRTSDSQSGIPSNTSQRNVSIRVITNAECRNTFGSAIIIASTLCTSGENGRGTCGGDSGGPLYIGSGSGRTLIGITSFGSPRGCQAGLPAGFARVTAFNSWIRSHL; encoded by the exons ATGAAGTTACTCGTAGTACTTGGTGGCATTCTAGCTGTGGCTTGTGCCAGGGAACCTACCACTGCTTTCAATTACCACGAGAGCATCGGGGTTCAAGAAGCCAACAGAATTCATCATGCCGAAGCGGCTATTGATTTCGACGGTGCCAGAATTGTTGGCGGCAGCCAATCTTCTCTTGGAGCTCACCCACACTTG GGAGGGCTTGTAATAACCCTCACCAGTGGCTGGACTTCAGTGTGCGGATCATCTCTCCTCACAAACACCAAGGCTGTGACCGCTGCTCACTGCTGGTTCGACGGAAGAAGCCAGGCTCGTCAATTCGTGGTTGTATTGGGCTCACTCACCCTCTTCTCGGGTGGCACCCGCATTACCACCACAAACGTCCGTATGCATGAAAACTGGAACTGGGACACAGCTAACAACGACGTTGCCATAATTACGTTTAGCTGGGTTGGATTTAGCA ACAATATTCAAGCTATCAACTTGGCGTCTGGATCAAACGACTACGTCGGTACTTGGGCTGTCGCTGCTGGCTACGGACGTACTTCTGACT CTCAATCCGGTATTCCCAGCAATACAAGTCAAAGAAATGTCAGTATTAGAGTGATCACCAACGCTGAGTGCAGGAACACCTTTGGATCGGCAATCATAATTGCATCCACCCTTTGTACGAGCGGCGAAAACGGCCGGGGCACTTGCGGCGGTGACTCCGGTGGTCCTCTATACATTGGCTCTGGAAGCGGCAGAACTTTG ATCGGAATTACTTCATTCGGTTCTCCTCGTGGTTGCCAAGCCGGTCTCCCAGCTGGTTTCGCCAGGGTCACCGCCTTCAACAGCTGGATCCGGTCTCatctttaa
- the LOC119828437 gene encoding trypsin beta-like, with translation MKLLALFAGLLAVAYANELTTAFNYHENIGIHEARRIQLAESALDFDGSRIVGGSQANLANHPHLGGLVITLTTGGTSVCGSSLLSNTRAVTAAHCWNDGRHQARQFVVVLGSLTLFSGGTRITTTNVQMHQNWNPRTITNDVAVIVINWVGFSTNIQAINLASGSNDYVGTWATAAGYGLTSDSQTGVPSNTSRRQVNLRVITNAECRNAYGSASVIASTICTSGAGGVGTCGGDSGGPLHIGSGSGRTLIGITSFGSVRCQAGHPSAFARVTSFNSWIRARL, from the exons ATGAAGTTACTAGCTCTGTTCGCTGGTTTACTAGCTGTGGCTTATGCCAACGAGCTGACCACTGCCTTCAACTACCACGAGAACATTGGTATCCATGAGGCCAGAAGGATCCAGCTAGCAGAGTCTGCACTTGACTTCGATGGCTCCAGAATCGTTGGCGGAAGCCAAGCTAACCTTGCAAATCACCCACACTTG GGAGGTCTTGTTATTACCCTGACCACTGGTGGTACTTCAGTGTGCGGATCATCTCTTCTCTCAAACACTAGGGCTGTGACCGCTGCTCACTGCTGGAATGATGGCCGCCACCAGGCTCGTCAGTTCGTTGTTGTGTTGGGCTCTCTTACTCTGTTCTCTGGCGGTACCCGCATTACCACTACCAATGTTCAAATGCATCAAAACTGGAACCCTAGAACTATCACCAACGACGTAGCTGTTATCGTAATAAACTGGGTCGGATTCAGCA caAATATTCAAGCCATCAATCTGGCGTCTGGATCAAATGATTACGTCGGTACTTGGGCCACCGCTGCGGGCTACGGCCTTACGTCTGATT CTCAAACTGGCGTCCCAAGCAACACGAGTCGGCGACAAGTCAATCTGAGAGTGATCACCAACGCTGAATGCAGAAACGCCTACGGTTCAGCTTCTGTCATTGCGTCAACCATCTGTACAAGCGGTGCTGGTGGCGTTGGAACTTGTGGTGGTGATTCTGGAGGTCCTCTTCACATTGGATCCGGAAGTGGAAGAACTCTG ATTGGTATCACATCCTTTGGTTCAGTGAGGTGCCAAGCTGGTCACCCCTCTGCTTTTGCAAGAGTCACCTCCTTCAACAGCTGGATCAGGGCCCGTCTTTAA